Proteins co-encoded in one Sinobacterium norvegicum genomic window:
- the aceK gene encoding bifunctional isocitrate dehydrogenase kinase/phosphatase, whose translation MATSVYLARSILNSFEAMFADFQNITLGAKARFEQADWQAVHDAQKTRLEIYKSKTLQLNDLLKTLAGSQLRDLALWQQAKQYYRELIKHHINYEIAESFFNSTFCSIFEHHNINNDLAFVLSSKMAADPSLDFPIYRTYHTHQNINKLIRDIIAEFEFNVDYENLDRDIRTATVIAVKAITPKIKGDMVNIRVDVLKPVFYRNKGAYLVGRIFNDDTPPLPFVIPIINKPGQGLCIDTLIFEPDEVSIIFSFTRWYFMVDSQVPSQIVSFLHGLIPSKPISELYSCIGFRKHAKTQFFRDFLDNIEHSNDQLIIAPGIKGMVMTVFTLPSLDIVFKLIKDKFAPPKQVTREIVKQKYRLVTHHDRVGRMADTQEFKHFRIPKSLFTQELLDELYQVAPSLLQEKGSDIIIKHLYIERRMTPLNIYLSTATDDEIWQVMDEYGNAIKQLAAANIFPGDMLLKNFGVTRHGRVVFYDYDEICFITECNFRKIPEPQTPEQEMASTPWYSVDDFDIFPEEFGLFFAGNRKARKAFDQLHADLYTPEYWLSLQRNIEQGQIMDVFPYRRNRRFSH comes from the coding sequence GCGCAAAAAACACGACTAGAAATTTACAAAAGTAAAACCCTGCAGCTGAATGATTTACTCAAAACCTTGGCAGGTTCCCAGTTAAGAGATCTGGCACTCTGGCAACAGGCCAAACAATACTATCGCGAGCTGATCAAGCATCACATCAATTATGAAATTGCCGAGAGCTTTTTTAACTCCACCTTCTGCTCCATCTTCGAACATCACAATATCAACAATGATTTAGCCTTTGTTTTAAGTTCGAAAATGGCCGCCGACCCCAGCCTCGACTTTCCGATATACCGCACCTACCATACCCATCAAAATATCAATAAGTTAATTCGCGATATCATTGCCGAGTTTGAGTTCAACGTCGACTATGAAAACCTCGACCGCGATATTCGAACCGCCACCGTCATCGCCGTCAAAGCCATCACCCCTAAAATTAAGGGCGATATGGTTAATATACGAGTCGACGTGCTCAAGCCAGTGTTTTATCGCAACAAAGGCGCTTACCTCGTCGGCAGAATTTTCAATGACGACACGCCTCCACTGCCGTTTGTCATCCCCATCATCAACAAACCCGGGCAGGGGCTCTGTATTGACACACTTATTTTTGAGCCGGACGAAGTCAGTATCATCTTCAGCTTTACCCGCTGGTATTTCATGGTCGACTCTCAAGTGCCGTCGCAAATAGTCAGTTTTTTACATGGTTTGATACCCAGCAAGCCGATTTCTGAGCTATATAGCTGCATTGGCTTTAGAAAGCATGCTAAAACACAGTTCTTCCGTGATTTTCTCGATAATATCGAGCACTCCAACGACCAGCTGATTATTGCACCCGGTATCAAGGGCATGGTCATGACAGTATTTACTCTGCCATCACTCGATATAGTCTTTAAGCTGATTAAGGACAAGTTCGCCCCGCCCAAACAAGTTACCCGAGAGATAGTGAAACAGAAATACCGATTGGTTACCCATCACGACCGTGTTGGGCGAATGGCTGACACGCAAGAGTTCAAACACTTCCGCATCCCTAAGAGCTTGTTCACCCAAGAGCTATTGGATGAACTTTATCAGGTCGCCCCCTCGTTACTCCAAGAGAAGGGTAGCGACATCATCATTAAGCATCTGTATATCGAACGTCGCATGACACCGCTTAATATCTACCTCAGCACTGCCACTGACGATGAAATATGGCAGGTAATGGATGAATACGGCAATGCGATTAAGCAACTTGCAGCCGCCAATATTTTTCCCGGCGATATGCTGCTGAAGAACTTCGGCGTCACACGTCACGGTCGCGTGGTGTTTTATGATTACGATGAAATCTGCTTTATCACCGAGTGTAATTTCCGCAAAATCCCAGAACCTCAGACGCCGGAACAGGAGATGGCCTCGACACCTTGGTACTCCGTCGATGACTTTGATATTTTTCCGGAAGAATTTGGCCTTTTCTTCGCCGGCAACCGCAAAGCACGCAAAGCCTTTGACCAGCTCCATGCCGACCTCTATACCCCTGAGTACTGGCTAAGCCTGCAGCGCAATATAGAACAAGGTCAAATTATGGATGTATTTCCCTATCGAAGAAACCGGCGCTTTTCACACTGA